In the Streptomyces fradiae ATCC 10745 = DSM 40063 genome, one interval contains:
- a CDS encoding FAD-binding oxidoreductase, whose translation MDELLRRLRAGLPAEALITDPDVTPSYAADMAGLCPAGTPAVVVLPRTVDQVRHVMRTATALRVPVVPQGARTGLSGAANATDGCIVLSLVRMDRILEVNPVDRTAVVEPGVVNAALSRAVAEHGLYYPPDPSSWETCTIGGNIGTASGGLCCVKYGVTAEYVLGLDVVLADGRLLTTGRRTAKGVAGYDLTRLFVGSEGTLGIVVRAVLALRPKPPAGLVLAAEFASTAEACAAVCAIMERGHTPSLLELMDRTTVRAVDRLGHMGLPHTTAALLLVAFDTPEPAADLAAVGELCTAAGATQVVPADDPAESELLLQARRMSLPALETLAPATMIDDVCVPRSRLADMLDGTAAIARTYGLTIGVCAHAGDGNTHPVVCFDPADADEARRARESFDAIMALGLELGGTITGEHGVGLLKKEWLARELGPVGLELQRGIKRTFDPLNLLNPGKLF comes from the coding sequence ATGGACGAGCTGCTGCGCCGGCTGCGCGCCGGCCTCCCCGCCGAGGCCCTCATCACCGACCCCGACGTGACGCCCTCGTACGCCGCGGACATGGCGGGCCTCTGCCCGGCCGGCACCCCGGCCGTCGTGGTGCTGCCCCGCACCGTGGACCAGGTGCGGCACGTGATGCGCACGGCCACCGCGCTGCGCGTCCCCGTCGTGCCGCAGGGCGCCCGCACCGGGCTGTCGGGCGCGGCCAACGCCACCGACGGGTGCATCGTGCTGTCCCTGGTCAGGATGGACCGCATCCTGGAGGTCAACCCCGTCGACCGGACCGCCGTCGTCGAACCCGGCGTGGTCAACGCCGCGCTCTCCCGCGCGGTCGCCGAGCACGGCCTGTACTACCCGCCGGACCCCTCGAGCTGGGAGACCTGCACCATCGGCGGCAACATCGGCACCGCCTCCGGCGGCCTGTGCTGCGTCAAGTACGGGGTCACCGCCGAGTACGTCCTCGGCCTCGACGTCGTCCTCGCCGACGGGCGGCTGCTGACCACCGGCCGCCGCACCGCCAAGGGCGTCGCCGGATACGACCTGACCCGGCTGTTCGTCGGCTCCGAGGGCACCCTCGGCATCGTCGTCCGCGCCGTCCTCGCGCTCAGGCCCAAGCCGCCGGCCGGGCTCGTGCTCGCCGCCGAGTTCGCCTCCACCGCCGAGGCGTGTGCCGCCGTCTGCGCCATCATGGAGCGCGGCCATACGCCCTCGCTGCTCGAACTGATGGACCGCACCACCGTCCGGGCGGTGGACCGCCTCGGGCACATGGGCCTGCCCCATACGACCGCCGCGCTCCTGCTGGTGGCGTTCGACACCCCGGAGCCCGCCGCCGACCTGGCCGCCGTGGGCGAGCTGTGCACCGCCGCCGGCGCCACCCAGGTCGTCCCCGCCGACGACCCGGCCGAGTCCGAACTGCTGCTCCAGGCGCGCCGGATGTCCCTGCCGGCCCTGGAGACCCTCGCCCCCGCCACGATGATCGACGACGTGTGCGTGCCCCGTTCCCGGCTCGCCGACATGCTCGACGGGACGGCCGCCATCGCGCGGACGTACGGGCTCACCATCGGCGTCTGCGCCCACGCGGGCGACGGGAACACCCACCCCGTGGTCTGCTTCGACCCCGCCGACGCCGACGAGGCCCGGCGCGCCCGCGAGTCGTTCGACGCCATCATGGCGCTGGGCCTGGAGCTGGGCGGCACCATCACCGGCGAGCACGGCGTCGGCCTGCTCAAGAAGGAGTGGCTCGCCCGCGAGCTGGGCCCGGTCGGCCTCGAACTGCAACGGGGCATCAAGAGGACCTTCGACCCGCTGAACCTCCTCAACCCGGGCAAGCTGTTCTGA
- a CDS encoding RDD family protein, translating to MSNEPPTPGPPPDDDPFRKRPQEPPRHPEGGGTPPPPPPPGGEGPPPGAPPGAGGAPGPGGPYGAEPPGPGGPYGGGPYGGGGPYGGGPYGGGGPYGPGGTDPLSGMPPLADSGKRVLARVVDWLIIAVPLGLLGIPFGVYDRVGDETGDFNDIWVSSGGGGQWLFQLISIAAYVGYDTYMTAKRNGQTLGKRMTGLRVAMLNDGSVPPVSAALTRAVVLWLPTLICCACLWPLLLLVLILVDKPYKQGLHDKAAKTVVVSATP from the coding sequence ATGAGCAACGAACCGCCCACGCCCGGCCCGCCGCCCGACGACGACCCGTTCCGCAAGCGCCCGCAGGAACCGCCGCGCCATCCGGAGGGCGGCGGTACTCCTCCGCCTCCGCCGCCGCCCGGCGGTGAGGGGCCCCCTCCCGGCGCCCCGCCCGGCGCGGGGGGCGCGCCCGGTCCCGGCGGCCCGTACGGCGCCGAACCGCCGGGCCCGGGCGGCCCTTACGGGGGCGGCCCGTACGGGGGCGGTGGCCCGTACGGGGGTGGTCCCTACGGGGGCGGCGGCCCCTACGGCCCCGGCGGCACCGACCCGCTCAGCGGGATGCCGCCGCTGGCCGACTCCGGCAAGCGCGTGCTCGCGCGCGTCGTCGACTGGCTGATCATCGCCGTGCCGCTGGGGCTCCTCGGCATCCCCTTCGGCGTCTACGACCGGGTGGGCGACGAGACCGGCGACTTCAACGACATCTGGGTGTCGAGCGGCGGCGGCGGTCAGTGGCTGTTCCAGCTCATCTCCATCGCGGCGTACGTCGGCTACGACACCTACATGACGGCGAAGCGCAACGGCCAGACGCTCGGCAAACGCATGACGGGTCTTCGGGTCGCGATGCTCAACGACGGCAGCGTCCCCCCGGTGAGTGCCGCGCTCACCCGTGCGGTGGTGCTGTGGCTGCCCACACTGATCTGCTGCGCCTGCCTGTGGCCGCTGCTCCTCCTCGTGCTGATCCTGGTGGACAAGCCGTACAAGCAGGGCCTCCACGACAAGGCGGCGAAGACCGTCGTGGTCTCGGCCACCCCGTAG
- a CDS encoding SsgA family sporulation/cell division regulator: MEETIVERELEMRLVLSAEQSVPVPARLTYRTGDPYAVHVAFHIGSEHPVYWTFARELLVEGVFRPCGHGDVRIWPSKADGRNVVLMALTSPNGDALLEAPSSQVSAWLERTLRVVVPGTERELLGIDDGLAALLSAEA, translated from the coding sequence ATGGAGGAGACCATCGTGGAACGGGAGCTGGAGATGCGGTTGGTGCTGTCCGCCGAGCAGAGCGTGCCCGTACCGGCGCGGCTGACCTACCGGACGGGCGACCCGTACGCGGTCCACGTCGCCTTCCACATCGGCTCCGAGCACCCGGTGTACTGGACGTTCGCGCGGGAGCTGCTGGTGGAGGGGGTGTTCCGGCCCTGCGGCCACGGGGACGTGCGGATCTGGCCGTCGAAGGCGGACGGGCGGAACGTGGTGCTGATGGCCCTGACCTCCCCGAACGGGGACGCCCTGCTGGAGGCGCCGTCGTCGCAGGTGTCGGCGTGGCTGGAGCGGACGCTGCGGGTCGTGGTGCCGGGCACGGAGCGGGAGCTGCTCGGCATCGACGACGGCCTGGCCGCGCTGCTCTCGGCGGAGGCGTGA
- a CDS encoding RDD family protein yields MSAPTPATGDGSPEAGYYPDPSIPGYIRYWNGAAWVPGTSRPAPGEGEAEPGPPAPAASPRTGAPAPVPAVEETGPVFLDEEPGIASEPGPGAEAEGGAEGGAATGGAATGGAATGGAATGGAPEPASAWQADLSRQRGVGGGPDVAWGTPGQADPRVPAAGGPAGAALPAARQAEPGPERRPGPEGPGPEGTADVRAPGGPDGADPHGPRSQPGPQTQGPQVQPRAAYGPSGGPSAPEHHGPQPHAPQHPPAGAQPAPAPAPAPQAQGHGQVLAPTAPVESHAPLQPHPSPQPPPAHLVPPQGAAPAHAAPAAGGPGGQAASWAQQVHQLAQPAPVPAPTLPQPGPGAGPADPAAEAQPVVPWKPPVSDPFLRAAQERAAARPAGLGRRFAARLVDTLVLGALAGAAATPFVRSAVDHITGKIEQAERSGETVTVWLVDGTTSVQFGIALGILLVLGVLYEAVPTAKWGRTLGKQLCGTEVRGIESHEPPSFGAALRRWLVYGVLGLAGVGVLGVLWCLFDRPWRQCWHDKAAGTFVAGR; encoded by the coding sequence ATGAGCGCCCCCACCCCGGCCACCGGTGACGGCAGCCCCGAAGCCGGGTACTACCCGGACCCCTCCATTCCCGGCTACATCCGGTACTGGAACGGTGCCGCGTGGGTGCCCGGCACGAGCCGTCCGGCGCCCGGCGAGGGCGAGGCCGAACCGGGCCCGCCGGCCCCCGCGGCATCCCCGCGCACCGGCGCGCCCGCGCCCGTCCCGGCCGTGGAGGAGACCGGTCCCGTGTTCCTCGACGAGGAGCCGGGCATCGCGTCCGAGCCCGGACCGGGAGCCGAGGCGGAAGGCGGGGCGGAAGGCGGGGCGGCCACGGGCGGGGCGGCCACGGGCGGGGCGGCCACGGGCGGGGCGGCCACGGGCGGGGCGCCCGAGCCGGCGTCCGCCTGGCAGGCGGACCTCTCCCGCCAGCGCGGCGTGGGCGGGGGCCCGGACGTGGCCTGGGGCACGCCCGGTCAGGCCGATCCGCGGGTCCCGGCCGCCGGCGGCCCGGCGGGCGCGGCCCTCCCGGCGGCCCGTCAGGCGGAACCCGGACCGGAACGGCGCCCCGGCCCCGAGGGCCCCGGCCCCGAGGGCACCGCGGACGTTCGGGCGCCCGGCGGGCCGGACGGAGCGGACCCGCACGGCCCCCGCTCCCAGCCGGGCCCGCAGACGCAGGGCCCCCAGGTCCAGCCGCGCGCGGCGTACGGCCCGTCGGGCGGCCCCTCCGCTCCGGAGCACCACGGGCCCCAGCCCCACGCGCCCCAGCACCCTCCGGCCGGAGCCCAGCCCGCCCCGGCCCCGGCCCCGGCCCCGCAGGCCCAGGGCCACGGCCAGGTCCTGGCTCCGACGGCCCCCGTGGAGTCGCACGCACCGCTCCAGCCCCACCCCTCGCCCCAGCCGCCCCCCGCGCACCTCGTCCCACCGCAGGGCGCCGCCCCGGCGCATGCCGCGCCGGCGGCCGGCGGGCCCGGCGGGCAGGCCGCCTCCTGGGCCCAGCAGGTCCACCAGCTGGCCCAGCCCGCCCCCGTACCGGCGCCGACCCTGCCGCAGCCGGGTCCCGGCGCCGGGCCGGCCGACCCCGCGGCGGAGGCGCAGCCGGTCGTCCCGTGGAAGCCGCCGGTCAGCGACCCGTTCCTGCGCGCCGCCCAGGAGCGGGCCGCCGCCCGTCCGGCCGGGCTCGGCAGGAGGTTCGCCGCCCGGCTGGTGGACACCCTCGTGCTGGGCGCGCTGGCGGGCGCGGCGGCCACGCCCTTCGTACGGAGCGCCGTCGACCACATCACCGGCAAGATCGAGCAGGCAGAACGGTCCGGCGAGACGGTCACCGTGTGGCTGGTGGACGGCACGACGTCCGTCCAGTTCGGGATCGCGCTCGGCATCCTGCTGGTCCTCGGCGTGCTCTACGAGGCGGTGCCGACCGCCAAGTGGGGCCGTACGCTCGGCAAGCAGCTGTGCGGCACGGAGGTGCGGGGCATCGAGTCGCACGAGCCGCCGTCGTTCGGCGCGGCCCTGCGCCGCTGGCTCGTGTACGGGGTGCTGGGCCTGGCCGGGGTCGGCGTGCTGGGCGTCCTGTGGTGCCTGTTCGACCGGCCGTGGCGGCAGTGCTGGCACGACAAGGCGGCTGGCACCTTCGTGGCGGGGCGCTGA
- a CDS encoding Lrp/AsnC family transcriptional regulator, with translation MAIDHLDGRLIALLAREPRIGVLEASRRLGVARGTVQARLDRLQSNGVIRGFGPEVDPAALGYPVTAFATLEIKQGQGADVREHLAGVPEVLELHTTTGHGDMLCRLVARSNADLQRVIDRVVGFEGIVRASTAIVMENPVPLRIIPLVEQAAADGDLRRG, from the coding sequence GTGGCGATCGATCATCTGGACGGCAGGCTCATCGCCCTGCTCGCGCGCGAGCCGAGGATCGGGGTGCTGGAGGCGTCGAGGCGGCTCGGGGTGGCCCGCGGGACGGTGCAGGCGCGGCTGGACCGGCTCCAGTCGAACGGCGTCATCCGGGGCTTCGGACCGGAGGTGGACCCGGCCGCGCTGGGGTACCCCGTGACCGCGTTCGCGACGCTGGAGATCAAGCAGGGGCAGGGCGCGGACGTACGGGAGCACCTGGCGGGCGTGCCGGAGGTGCTGGAGCTGCACACGACGACCGGCCACGGCGACATGCTGTGCCGCCTGGTGGCCCGCTCCAACGCGGACCTCCAGCGGGTGATCGACCGGGTGGTGGGCTTCGAGGGGATCGTCCGCGCGTCCACGGCGATCGTGATGGAGAACCCGGTACCGCTGCGGATCATCCCGCTGGTCGAGCAGGCCGCCGCGGACGGCGACCTGCGACGGGGCTAG
- a CDS encoding immune inhibitor A domain-containing protein, translating into MTSRRRAFRTSAVLVAMAATAATAGALTTAQADNRPETGIERHDPAPGADHHGHAHEKAAAVDHDLKGPFSEQQAKQREAALEQVLSGETKVERRGASKVVKLDAKKYVELGREKTDKIFTILVEFGDKVDNETLVDRKDDDTDELKPKYGGTPGPLHNQIAKPDRKKDNSTAWQADYDRDHFQDLYFGTGKDERGNQKHSLKTYYERTSSGRYSVDGTVSDWVKVEYNEARYGSNFCGQSNCSNVWDAVRDGVTAWSDDQKAKGKSDAEIKAMLAEYDQWDRYDFDGDGDFNEADGYIDHFQIVHAGEDESAGGGAQGGDALWAHRWYAYGTDAGKTGPANNKAGGTQIGSTGIWVGDYTMQPENGGLGVFAHEYGHDLGLPDLYDTSGRAGAENSTGFWSLMSSGSWLGTGKDSIGDMPGDMTSWDKLQLGWLDYEKAKAATKSRHKLGVSEYNTKNPQALIVELPKKRVTTPIVKPAQGATQWWSDMGDDLKNTLSRSVDLTGKSTAQLSLDGWWDIEDEYDYLYAEVSTDGGARWTALDGTADGTPITKDAGGSAGLTGVSGAFKKLVYPLDAYAGKKVDIRFRYQTDGGVAQKGFAADNITVTADGAPVFSDDAETEAAGWESKGFSRIGESISDDYPQYYIAENRQYVSYDATLKVGPYNFGFGGDKASWVEHYPYQTGLLIWKWDTSQKDNNTAVHPGEGLVLPIDAHAKPLTWADGTLMRNRVQSHDAPFSRFRTDRITLHKADEPQRIGGLPGNPVFDDRKGVYWFESNPRAGVKVNDTNTRIAIVHQPRNGQTITVQVGPSTK; encoded by the coding sequence GTGACCAGCAGACGACGGGCGTTCCGCACGTCCGCGGTGCTCGTGGCCATGGCCGCGACCGCCGCCACCGCCGGAGCCCTGACGACGGCCCAGGCCGACAACCGCCCGGAGACGGGCATCGAGCGCCACGACCCGGCGCCGGGCGCGGACCACCACGGCCACGCCCACGAGAAGGCCGCGGCCGTCGACCACGACCTGAAGGGCCCGTTCTCCGAGCAGCAGGCCAAGCAGCGCGAGGCCGCCCTGGAGCAGGTGCTCTCCGGCGAGACCAAGGTGGAGCGCCGCGGCGCCTCCAAGGTCGTCAAGCTCGACGCCAAGAAGTACGTCGAGCTCGGCCGGGAGAAGACCGACAAGATCTTCACCATCCTCGTGGAGTTCGGCGACAAGGTCGACAATGAGACGCTCGTCGACCGCAAGGACGACGACACCGACGAGCTGAAGCCGAAGTACGGCGGCACGCCCGGCCCGCTGCACAACCAGATAGCGAAGCCGGACCGGAAGAAGGACAACTCCACCGCCTGGCAGGCCGACTACGACCGGGACCACTTCCAGGACCTGTACTTCGGCACCGGCAAGGACGAGCGGGGCAACCAGAAGCACTCGCTCAAGACCTACTACGAGCGCACCTCGTCCGGCCGCTACTCGGTCGACGGCACCGTCTCCGACTGGGTCAAGGTCGAGTACAACGAGGCCCGCTACGGCTCCAACTTCTGCGGCCAGTCCAACTGCTCCAACGTCTGGGACGCCGTCCGCGACGGCGTGACCGCCTGGTCGGACGACCAGAAGGCCAAGGGCAAGTCGGACGCCGAGATCAAGGCGATGCTGGCCGAGTACGACCAGTGGGACCGCTACGACTTCGACGGCGACGGCGACTTCAACGAGGCCGACGGCTACATCGACCACTTCCAGATCGTCCACGCGGGCGAGGACGAGTCGGCGGGCGGCGGCGCCCAGGGCGGCGACGCCCTGTGGGCCCACCGCTGGTACGCGTACGGCACCGACGCGGGCAAGACCGGCCCGGCGAACAACAAGGCCGGCGGCACCCAGATCGGCAGCACCGGCATCTGGGTCGGCGACTACACGATGCAGCCGGAGAACGGCGGCCTCGGCGTCTTCGCCCACGAGTACGGCCACGACCTGGGCCTGCCGGACCTGTACGACACCTCCGGCCGCGCGGGCGCCGAGAACTCCACGGGCTTCTGGTCCCTGATGTCCTCCGGCTCCTGGCTGGGCACGGGCAAGGACTCCATCGGCGACATGCCGGGCGACATGACCTCGTGGGACAAGCTGCAGCTCGGCTGGCTGGACTACGAGAAGGCCAAGGCCGCCACGAAGTCCCGCCACAAGCTGGGCGTCTCGGAGTACAACACGAAGAACCCGCAGGCGCTCATCGTCGAGCTGCCGAAGAAGCGGGTCACCACCCCGATCGTCAAGCCGGCCCAGGGCGCCACCCAGTGGTGGAGCGACATGGGTGACGACCTGAAGAACACCCTCAGCCGCTCCGTCGACCTGACGGGCAAGTCCACCGCCCAGCTCTCCCTGGACGGCTGGTGGGACATCGAGGACGAGTACGACTACCTGTACGCCGAGGTCTCCACGGACGGCGGCGCCCGGTGGACCGCCCTCGACGGCACCGCCGACGGCACGCCGATCACCAAGGACGCCGGCGGCTCCGCCGGGCTGACGGGTGTGTCCGGCGCGTTCAAGAAGCTCGTGTACCCGCTCGACGCGTACGCGGGCAAGAAGGTCGACATCCGCTTCCGCTACCAGACGGACGGCGGCGTGGCCCAGAAGGGCTTCGCGGCGGACAACATCACCGTCACCGCCGACGGCGCCCCGGTCTTCTCCGACGACGCCGAGACCGAGGCCGCGGGCTGGGAGTCGAAGGGCTTCTCCCGCATCGGCGAGTCGATCAGCGACGACTACCCGCAGTACTACATCGCGGAGAACCGCCAGTACGTCTCCTACGACGCGACGCTGAAGGTCGGCCCCTACAACTTCGGCTTCGGGGGCGACAAGGCCAGCTGGGTGGAGCACTACCCGTACCAGACCGGCCTGCTGATCTGGAAGTGGGACACCTCCCAGAAGGACAACAACACCGCCGTCCACCCGGGTGAGGGCCTCGTCCTCCCGATCGACGCCCACGCCAAGCCGCTGACCTGGGCCGACGGCACGCTGATGCGCAACCGCGTGCAGTCGCACGACGCGCCGTTCAGCCGGTTCCGCACCGACCGCATCACCCTGCACAAGGCGGACGAGCCGCAGCGGATCGGCGGCCTGCCCGGCAACCCGGTCTTCGACGACCGCAAGGGCGTGTACTGGTTCGAGAGCAACCCGCGCGCCGGTGTGAAGGTGAACGACACCAACACCCGGATCGCGATCGTCCACCAGCCGCGCAACGGCCAGACGATCACCGTCCAGGTGGGCCCCTCCACCAAGTGA
- a CDS encoding S16 family serine protease: protein MLSRLSRLSLPRTLLLCAVPVLALLAVAAFAPLPFTIALPGSTADVLGVDKGRQVITISGAPVRETTGELRMTTIVATAPRTDVRLDDVAEAWFRTDRAVLPHDSVYPVGKTDREIEKRNLGQMRLSQQNAVDAALGYLGDSAEDVRVTLHLADVGGPSAGLLFSLGIVDKLAGDGEGGDLTGGKVVAGTGTITPDGAVGAVGGVSLKTQAAARDGATVFLVPKAECDDARAARPEGLRLIPVTTLKDAVASLKALGDGARVPSC, encoded by the coding sequence GTGCTCTCCCGCCTCTCCCGTCTCTCGCTGCCCCGCACGCTGCTGCTGTGCGCCGTGCCCGTGCTGGCCCTCCTCGCGGTGGCCGCCTTCGCGCCGCTGCCGTTCACGATCGCGCTGCCCGGTTCCACGGCCGACGTCCTCGGGGTGGACAAGGGGCGGCAGGTGATCACCATCTCCGGCGCGCCCGTCCGCGAGACCACGGGGGAGCTGCGGATGACCACCATCGTGGCCACCGCGCCCCGCACCGACGTCCGGCTGGACGACGTGGCCGAGGCGTGGTTCCGCACCGACCGGGCCGTGCTGCCGCACGACTCCGTCTACCCGGTCGGCAAGACGGACCGGGAGATCGAGAAGCGCAACCTCGGCCAGATGCGCCTGTCGCAGCAGAACGCCGTGGACGCGGCGCTCGGCTACCTCGGCGACAGCGCGGAGGACGTCCGGGTGACCCTGCACCTCGCCGACGTCGGGGGACCCAGCGCCGGTCTGCTGTTCTCGCTCGGCATCGTCGACAAGCTGGCGGGCGACGGCGAGGGCGGCGACCTGACCGGCGGCAAGGTCGTCGCCGGCACGGGGACGATCACCCCCGACGGGGCGGTCGGCGCGGTCGGCGGCGTGTCCCTCAAGACGCAGGCCGCGGCGCGTGACGGGGCGACCGTCTTCCTCGTGCCGAAGGCGGAGTGCGACGACGCCCGCGCGGCCCGCCCCGAGGGGCTGCGGCTCATCCCGGTGACGACCCTGAAGGACGCCGTCGCCTCCCTGAAGGCGCTCGGGGACGGGGCCCGCGTCCCTTCCTGCTGA
- the hppD gene encoding 4-hydroxyphenylpyruvate dioxygenase — protein sequence MTETLHDTPGTARQDDPFPVKGMDAVVFAVGNAKQAAHYYSTAFGMKLVAYSGPENGSRETASYVLTNGAARFVLTSVIKPSTDRGRFLADHVAEHGDGVIDLAIEVPDARKAYAYAVEHGATGVEEPYEVEDEHGTVVLAAIATYGKTRHTLVDRSGYTGPYLPGYVAASPMVEPPAKRTFQAIDHCVGNVELGRMNEWVAFYNKVMGFTNMKEFVGDDIATEYSALMSKVVADGTLKVKFPINEPAIAKKKSQIDEYLEFYGGAGVQHIALATNDIVATVRTMRAAGVQFLDTPDSYYDTLGEWVGDTRVPVDTLRELKILADRDEDGYLLQIFTKPVQDRPTVFFELIERHGSMGFGKGNFKALFEAIEREQAKRGNL from the coding sequence ATGACTGAGACCCTGCATGACACCCCCGGAACCGCCCGGCAGGACGACCCCTTCCCGGTGAAGGGCATGGACGCGGTCGTCTTCGCCGTCGGCAACGCCAAGCAGGCCGCGCACTACTACTCCACGGCCTTCGGCATGAAGCTCGTCGCCTACTCCGGACCGGAGAACGGCAGCCGCGAGACCGCCAGTTACGTCCTGACGAACGGCGCCGCCCGCTTCGTGCTGACCTCCGTCATCAAGCCGTCCACCGACCGCGGCCGCTTCCTCGCGGACCACGTCGCGGAGCACGGCGACGGCGTCATCGACCTCGCCATCGAGGTCCCCGACGCCCGCAAGGCGTACGCGTACGCGGTGGAGCACGGCGCCACCGGCGTCGAGGAGCCCTACGAGGTCGAGGACGAGCACGGCACCGTCGTCCTCGCCGCCATCGCCACGTACGGCAAGACCCGCCACACGCTGGTCGACCGCTCCGGCTACACCGGCCCGTACCTGCCCGGCTACGTCGCCGCGTCCCCGATGGTCGAGCCGCCCGCCAAGCGCACCTTCCAGGCCATCGACCACTGCGTGGGCAACGTCGAGCTGGGCCGGATGAACGAGTGGGTGGCCTTCTACAACAAGGTCATGGGCTTCACCAACATGAAGGAGTTCGTGGGCGACGACATCGCCACCGAGTACTCCGCGCTCATGTCGAAGGTCGTCGCGGACGGCACCCTCAAGGTGAAGTTCCCGATCAACGAGCCCGCGATCGCGAAGAAGAAGTCGCAGATCGACGAGTACCTGGAGTTCTACGGCGGCGCCGGCGTCCAGCACATCGCGCTCGCCACCAACGACATCGTCGCCACCGTGCGCACCATGCGGGCGGCGGGCGTCCAGTTCCTCGACACCCCCGACTCGTACTACGACACGCTCGGCGAGTGGGTCGGCGACACCCGCGTCCCGGTCGACACCCTGCGCGAGCTGAAGATCCTCGCCGACCGCGACGAGGACGGCTACCTGCTGCAGATCTTCACCAAGCCGGTCCAGGACCGCCCGACCGTCTTCTTCGAGCTGATCGAGCGCCACGGGTCGATGGGCTTCGGCAAGGGCAACTTCAAGGCCCTGTTCGAGGCGATCGAGCGCGAGCAGGCCAAGCGCGGCAACCTGTAG
- a CDS encoding tetratricopeptide repeat protein, with product MRGLRRMGGVLRVRGSAREARGSAWEARGSAWEARGSARDVRGPAREGGGSARKTRGFRVSRLGVLAAVGAVLVGTVLAGASLGLFPPGGPEAPPGGVRAGGAGVPEGLAGPAARAAAGVEAGAGASPRDLAALIADREAWLRGHPDDHLSWAVLGTAYAERGARAGAPAAYPAAERALRRSLEARPAAEGNTAAVLGMGELALARGDFAAVRRWAEEARRRQPGAWRAEALLVDAHRGLGDDAAAGKALERLRKLRPTGAAALARVVELYRDRGWREDAAAVAHDAVARARTPAERAAALRRLGDLAWERGYAREALGRYEAALRAVPGNAPALAGRARALAALDRAEEALAVYAAAWKARPLPEYALEAGDLYAALERPAKARERYGAAAVAAERAAAHGVNQALAVGRYEAGHGDPGRAVEVLRAEWRRGHRSADTADALGWALLRAGEAREALPYVRAATERGVRSALFAYHRGEVERALGREGAARRHLEEALRINPHFSPLYAPAARRSLAELGEPSAGPPEG from the coding sequence ATGCGGGGCTTGCGGCGCATGGGGGGTGTGCTGCGCGTGCGGGGCTCCGCCCGCGAGGCGCGGGGCTCGGCCTGGGAGGCGCGGGGCTCGGCCTGGGAGGCGCGGGGCTCCGCCCGCGACGTGCGCGGCCCGGCCCGGGAGGGTGGGGGCTCCGCACGGAAGACGCGGGGCTTTCGGGTCTCCCGCCTGGGCGTGCTCGCCGCGGTGGGCGCGGTGCTGGTCGGCACGGTGCTGGCGGGCGCGTCGCTGGGCCTGTTCCCGCCCGGCGGGCCGGAGGCACCTCCGGGCGGGGTGCGGGCCGGTGGCGCGGGCGTGCCGGAGGGCCTGGCGGGTCCCGCCGCGCGGGCGGCGGCCGGGGTGGAGGCGGGCGCCGGGGCCTCGCCGCGGGACCTCGCGGCGCTGATCGCCGACCGGGAGGCGTGGCTGCGCGGACACCCGGACGACCACCTGTCGTGGGCGGTGCTGGGCACGGCGTACGCGGAGCGCGGGGCGCGGGCCGGCGCCCCGGCGGCGTACCCGGCGGCGGAGCGGGCGCTGCGGCGCTCCCTGGAGGCCCGCCCCGCCGCGGAGGGCAACACCGCGGCGGTGCTCGGCATGGGCGAGCTGGCGCTGGCCCGCGGCGACTTCGCGGCCGTGCGGCGCTGGGCGGAGGAGGCGCGGCGGCGGCAGCCCGGGGCGTGGCGGGCCGAGGCGCTGCTGGTCGACGCGCACCGGGGGCTCGGCGACGACGCGGCGGCCGGGAAGGCGCTGGAGCGGCTGCGGAAGCTGCGCCCCACCGGTGCGGCGGCGCTGGCCCGCGTGGTGGAGCTGTACCGGGACCGGGGGTGGCGGGAGGACGCCGCGGCCGTCGCGCACGACGCGGTCGCGCGGGCGCGGACGCCCGCCGAACGGGCGGCGGCGCTGCGGCGGCTGGGCGACCTGGCGTGGGAGCGGGGGTACGCGCGCGAGGCGCTGGGGCGGTACGAGGCGGCGCTGCGGGCCGTGCCCGGTAACGCCCCTGCGCTGGCGGGCCGGGCGAGGGCGCTGGCCGCGCTGGACCGGGCGGAGGAGGCGCTGGCGGTGTACGCGGCGGCCTGGAAGGCCCGGCCGCTGCCGGAGTACGCCCTGGAGGCGGGCGACCTGTACGCCGCGCTGGAGCGGCCCGCCAAGGCGCGGGAGCGGTACGGCGCGGCGGCGGTCGCGGCGGAGCGGGCGGCCGCGCACGGGGTGAACCAGGCGCTCGCGGTGGGGCGCTACGAGGCCGGGCACGGCGACCCCGGACGGGCGGTGGAGGTGCTGCGGGCCGAGTGGCGGCGGGGGCACCGGTCGGCGGACACGGCGGACGCGCTGGGCTGGGCGCTGCTGCGGGCCGGCGAGGCGCGGGAGGCGCTGCCGTACGTCCGGGCGGCGACGGAGCGGGGCGTGCGCAGCGCCCTGTTCGCGTACCACCGGGGCGAGGTGGAGCGGGCGCTGGGCCGGGAGGGCGCGGCGCGGCGGCACCTGGAGGAGGCGCTGCGGATCAACCCGCACTTCTCGCCGCTGTACGCCCCGGCGGCGCGGCGGTCCTTGGCGGAGCTGGGCGAGCCGTCGGCGGGCCCGCCGGAGGGGTGA